CACTCTAAGTGTACCCAAGGGCTTTGTTGTTAACGTTTTTGCAGATGGTTTAGATGCACCGCGTTGGTTGGCTTTAACTCCTAGTGGAGATGTCTTGGTGACAGAAACCAGACAAAATCGCATTCGTTTACTTAAAGATACCAACGGCGATGGGGTGGCTGATGTTAAAGAGACATTTGCTAGTTCTGCAAATGGACTCAATATTCCCTTTGGTATGGCTTTTGCAGATAATTCCTTCTTTTTGGGTAACACTAATGCTGTCCTGAAATTTCCTTACCAACAGGGTCAGCAGCAACTCAGTGGTACTGGACAAAAGATCGCTGACCTACCAGGCGGTGGATACAATCAGCACTGGACTCGTAACGTGGTGTCATCACCAGATAGTAAAAAAATATACGTTTCTATTGGTTCGGAAAGTAATGTAGATGAAGAACCACTACCAAGGGCTTCCGTACAAGTTATGAACTTAGATGGTACTGGACGGCAAACCTTTGCCTCTGGCTTGCGTAACCCAGTTGGTTTAGACTTTCACCCTGTTACAAAAGAACTTTACACAAGTGTCAACGAACGAGATGGTATAGGAGATGATTTAGTCCCAGACTACTTCACTCGCATTCAACAGGGAGAATTTTACGGATGGCCTTATACGTACCTAACACCCAATAATCTTGACCCCCGCCAAACAAGAGGTAACCAGAGCAAACGACCTGACTTAGCAGCCCGCACTCGTACCCCAGATGTTTTATTTCAAGCACATTCAGCAGCCTTGGGCTTGCAGTTTTATGACGGTCAGACCTTTCCCGAAAAATACCGTAACGGTGCTTTTGTTGCCTTTCGCGGTTCTTGGAATCGCGATCGCGGTACTGGTTACAAAATTGTTTTTGTGCCTTTTGATAGTCAAGGGAGACCCCAAGGCTACTATGAAGACTTCCTCACTGGATTTTTACTTGACCCTTCCGTACC
This genomic interval from Scytonema hofmannii PCC 7110 contains the following:
- a CDS encoding PQQ-dependent sugar dehydrogenase; protein product: MKSLRWLLLFLFLGTPACDQTSAYPEESTTQASTPSAQLAQNSAQTQNVIPTKTLSPTPINIDLKDLPKPFATESASKGPQVVPIPAKPTLSVPKGFVVNVFADGLDAPRWLALTPSGDVLVTETRQNRIRLLKDTNGDGVADVKETFASSANGLNIPFGMAFADNSFFLGNTNAVLKFPYQQGQQQLSGTGQKIADLPGGGYNQHWTRNVVSSPDSKKIYVSIGSESNVDEEPLPRASVQVMNLDGTGRQTFASGLRNPVGLDFHPVTKELYTSVNERDGIGDDLVPDYFTRIQQGEFYGWPYTYLTPNNLDPRQTRGNQSKRPDLAARTRTPDVLFQAHSAALGLQFYDGQTFPEKYRNGAFVAFRGSWNRDRGTGYKIVFVPFDSQGRPQGYYEDFLTGFLLDPSVPTTWGRPVGLLVLPDGSLLVTEEANNRIYRIQYKG